A segment of the Rhizobium leguminosarum bv. trifolii WSM1325 genome:
CAGATCGCTGAATGTTCCAGCACAGTTGCGGTTTCGCAAACTCGTCGCGTACAAAAGCAGGAGCTATATAGATTGAACCCAAGACGCGGGAGCGACAGAACCCGGTCCGGGTCTAGTGCTCCGCGATAGAGCAGATCCGGATGCAAGAGCAGGAGTATATCTCTCGGGTCTTCATAACTCCATCTTCGCCCGCGAGCATCAACGAGTCAAGTCGAGGGGACTGGGACGCATAAGCGAAACGGCGGGAACCCCGGTGATCCCCATGACGGCGGCGATGCTGCGCGACCAGAAGATGACGCTACCCGACGTCGGCAGCGAAGGCTTGTTTCCGACCCCATCCCCCGCGACGCTTGCGGCGAGAGCTACACTGTCGTGCAGGTGCCCGGTACAGATCCATCGTCGGCTCGAATTAACTCGTATAATTTTATTGGAAATCCTACCGCAACCATAACTTGTCCCATCTTCTTGTGGTGTATGTTTTGTTCCCTGCCGTCGCGAGATCTCGGCTCGGCGTCAATCCTGGTTTGGTAACGGCTTCCCCTCGTAGCGCACGCGAAAATTCCTTCTGTGAAAATCCTGCTCGAAGCAGACGAAGATGAGCTCCAGGTCATTGGCGCTGTCGCGCTTCCCAAGGAGGCTTAGCGTGACAACGATAACGCCGCTGTATCCGCGCGTTAGGCGGAAAGCCGCGTTGCGGATGTCAGTCCCTACCGGATCCTTCCGGTCTTCGCGGCGCTCATAGATGACCCAGAAGCGGGCAGCATCCCAAGTCTGCCGTAGGATTTGACTGACCTCTGCCTTGAACTCTTCGGCATGCATTGCCGGACCCCAAGACAATGCCGTCTCGCCCGCATCGCTCGCGACATTGAGGTAACCGTCATATTGGTAAACGCCTGACAGTGACCGCTCGATCATCTCGAATGCGGTGTTTTCGCTGATTGTTGTTTTGAAGAGAATTGCCATGAAATCGCTGCCTGCCACTGCCGATATGTCGATGAGATGGCGAGATTACTGGGTGTCGCTTGGGTCAGCAACGAAGACTTGGTCATCACGATAATCGTAACGAACGGCTGACGCGTAGAGATCGTTGTAAGGCCGTGCTCATTAACGTTCGCGCCATCTCAAAGCGACCGTCTTCTTCAGACCTTCCAACATCGTGAACAACCACCGAGCGCCGCAGTTCCCCCAGTCATGCCAGATGCCCGCCAGCAGCCTGCTCGCAGAGGCCTGCTTGGCTGGCTGTTTGGCAAGTGATACGCATGGCTCAGACCACCAAACGCTGCCATTGGGTGCCGCAAAGCGTTCGCCGACCTGTGCCTCGGCGGTCTCCCCGTTGGCCTTGCCGGCAGCGATTAGGCTCGGAATGTCGGCTCGCGCGGCGTCAGGGGATTCAATGTCATGATTGCCCGGCAGCTTCCAGAATGAGCTCGGTGATCTCATTCGGATGTGAAATGAGCGACAGATGGCTGGATTCGAGTTCGATGGCTTTAGCGCCCATGCGTCTGGCCATGAAACGCTGCAGGTCTGGATTAATCGTTCCATCTTGTGTCGAAACGGCGTAGTGGCTTGGCTTGGAACGCCAAGCAGCGTTTGAGGTTTTGCCGGTGAGCAACGCCTTTTGGAATGGTTGTTGAACGGCATAGAGAACCCTCGCCCTGGCCTCGGGAAGTTCGCCCCCGAAATCGCGCAGGAACGCTTCCTCCGTCAGCCGTCCTTCGTCGCCGTCGAAAACAATGCCCGCGGTTGCGGGTGGTGTCGGGTAGGTTTTTGCCAAAGCTGCATAGTCCTCACCTGCATCCGGTGCTCGGGCAGCGACATAAACCAGTGAAGAGACGTTCGGATGTACGCCTGCTTCGGTGAGGATCATTCCCGAAAAGGAGTGGCCGACAAAGACGGTCGGACCGTCCTGCCGGTCGAGAATGCGCCGGGCGGCCGCCACGGCATCGGGCAGCGTAGTGAGCGGGTTCTGGACCGCCGTGCAGTTTAGGCCCCTCGCTTGCAGCAGGGCGATAACCTCGGTCCAGCACGATCCGTCGGCGAAAAGTCCATGTACGAGAACGACATTGCGCGCCTTTGGAGGCGTGGTGGCGGCCAGGCCGGCATGTGTCGCAACAAGTGACGTGGCAGCACCGACGAGCAAAGTTTTCGAAAATGTGCGTCTGTTCATCATCCACCGGCCGGCGCTCTGCATCGTGGTGCAGGGCGCGAAATGGACGACGTTCGGCGAACGAAGGCTCCATTATCGCACCAGCCAGGCCATGGTCGTCAGCGTCGAGATGCCGGGTGCAAGCCAGGTGGTGCACAGCGCACCGGATGCGCCCTATCTCAGCGCCGTCATCGTACTCGACCAGGCGACCTACGCGAAGTTTATGAAAGCATGGAGGCACCGCCCACTCCGGCCTCCGACGAGCATGCCGCCGCCTTCGTTATGGAACTCAACGAGGCGATCCTCGGCTGCGCCGCGCGCGCCGTCAGCCTGCTTGGCGAGCCGCAGGCAATCCCGCTGCTCTATCCCGGCGTCAAGCGCGAACTCTGCTACCGCCTGCTGGCCGGGCCACATGGCGGTGTCTTCGCCCGCATGGTCGTCGGCGCGGAGCGAAACCGGCGTCTGAAGTACCTCCAGACCGGAGGAATCGCTCATGCGAGCGAGCGTGCGAAAATTAGCTGCATCCACGATAAAGTCGGTCATCTCTACGCCTCGGATGAAATAATAATTTTATGTATTCCTGCATATAGGCGCGACAAATACACAGGATCTCTTCCCTTGTACGCATCGTTTATGAAATTTCGCAGATTTATGTAATCATCAGGCACAATTATGCTAGCTGCTCTTTCTTCGTCACTTAAGCTGTAATCTTTCGGCGCCTTAGAAAGCTGCAGGGCTGCGATTCTGTAATTTTCAATCAATTTTGGTGCGTTTTGTTTTATGTATGGAAACGCTTCATTGATTTCATTTGGTGTGGGAAGTACAATCTTGGAGTTGCGCATATTTCCGCTCAAATTCGAAGAAGCAATTATATTGTTGCAGATACTTCGCGATCAGATCACAGGCATATGATTTCAGCACGACATCCTAAGCTAGGCATCAGGACTGAATGCTACTCCGCTCGCCATTAGGCGCAACAGCCACACTATATCGACATGCCTGTCTAACGCCAAAAGGATCGGAGATACTGACGCCCTACGGGCGTCAGTTCAAAGTATTCGCGTGTTGCTCGCCGTGGGCCGACGCTTGGGGGATTTTGGAGAGTTTCGCAAGAACCTCAGGATCAACGAGGTGCGCGACCATCGGGTGGATCTTGATGTTGTCTTGCTTCGCAACCTGGTGGAAATTCGTTAGCACCATCGTTGCCAGTTCGCGCGTTGGCGCGATCACGTCGAGCAGCCAAACGGTGTCACCACTCTTCCAGTCTTCCGGCTTCAGCCGGACCGGGAACCCACCCGCTTTATTGCGGTGATCGTAACGAACGGCTGAAAACGCGTAGAGATCATTGTCCGGCCGTTCTCATTGAAGGTCTCTTGACCCCTTTGGAGAACACGTTCGCGCCGTCTCAAAGCGACCGCGCCCCTTCTTCAGACCTCGCAACATTGTGAACCATTAGTAACTTGAAACACGACAAGCAAACCTCATTATCCGACCGATGAATCTGAAGCACTCCATCTCGGCAATCAGTATCGTGGCTTTGGCGGCATGCTCGCATATCGAGCCGCTTGAGACGCCCCTCGCCCAGTCAGCAATCCCGCACCAGTCGCCTTTGACCGATCAAGCGGTGATCGCAGATACGGTGGGTCACAGTGCCGTAGGAGCAACTGCGCTTGCTTGGGCCAACCCATCGACGGGCAGCGCGGGTGTTATCGAGCAGATCGATGCCAGTAACGATGGGCCTGACGGATGTCGCGGTTTTGCGACCAGTCGGCAATCTCTCGACGGCATCACCCGCTTCAACGGCGTGGCCTGTCCGTCTGGGGACAGTTGGAAGCTGGGCGGGCAATAGGGGAGCGCTCGACGTCCGGTCTCGCGTTAACGGCATCTTCGCCGTGCTCTCTTCGGACAGCGATCAGACGCACCCATGTCGATCGCAACGTATTCGTCGAGTCCGGTCCGATCTGATCTGGCCTGTCAATGGACTGAGTTCGAAGATGGCGCGTTTACGCGCGTGGCGGCCAGCCCGACGTAAGTGCCGATCAGAACGGTCGCCATCTCCTCTAGCGAGCGACAGCCCTCGTTGTAGAGTTCGATGGCGGCATCACACAAAAACGAGGAGGCTTGATCGTCCCACTCCACCTCGTAGTACCGATACCATTCACGGACCGCCTTCGACATCAGCAGGTGGTCGTTCTCTATGCACTTGGACATGCTTTACCCCAGACATGGAGGCGGCAGGCTTGCGTGGCTATGACTGCTTCTCGTTACGAGACACCGGCGTCGCCATTATCCCGGATTAGGAAAGCCAGGAACACCCACGGGACCTGCCTCCTCCGTGGACGAAGCAACTTCGTTCGGGTCGCCTAACGGCGGTCAATTTCGGCCTCGACCTTCCTCCTTGAGTTTCCAGCGCTCTTCACGGCCTTCTTGACGGCATCTTTCGAGACGCCCTCCTTCTTTGCTTCGTACTTGACCTCGTGATCCTGGCCGCCGGCCACGCGGGCTCGATCCTGCGCGCGGCCTCGGGATGTCGGTGTCTGTGCCATCGGGTTTCTCCTTCAAATGAACGTCCGAAGTAGAAACTCATAACGATTCCGGTGGTTCCCGGGAGATAGTGGATGATGCCGCGCTTGAAGTGGCTGCGGAATTCCCGAAGCTGCCCGGCATGGTGCTGGAGGAATCAGGTTGCTGTGGCTCTCGAACTAAACAATCTCCACCGCTTTCCACTACCGCCGGGCGCAATTCGACGCACCGGAGACGGTGGAATCAATTTGGGAGAGAATATCCGTAAAGTATTGAAAAATGATTCGTTTTGAGTCGGAACGAATCACCCTGACACGTCTTTGAGTCGCGTATCAGTGATTCGGAGTATTTGTCATGCCGTCAGGACAGCGTGCGCAGTGGAAAGGCTTTCTGAAGTTCGGCGAGGTAAGCTGCGGCGTCGCTCTCTACACGGCAGCCTCGACCAGCGAGCGCATCACCTTCAACACCATCAACAAGGCCACGGGCAACCGCGTCAACCGCATCTTCATAGATAGCGAGACCGAGGATCCGGTGCCGAAGGAAGCCCAGACCAAGGGCTTCGAGATCGAGAACGGCCAGTACCTCATCATCGATCCCGAGGAAATTTCCGCCGCGATCCCTGAGAGCAACAAGACGCTCGAGGTCGAGGCGTTCATCCCCTGCTCCGACGTCGACGACGTCTACTTCGACAAGCCGTACTACCTTACGCCCGACAAGATGGGCGGAGACGCGTTCGCTGCTCTGCGCGATGCGATGAAGAAGTCGATGGTCGCGGCCATCGCCCGCACCGTCCTGTTCCGTCGAATGCGTACGGTGCTGATACGGCCGCATGGCAAGGGCCTGATCGCCAGCACGCTCAACTACGACTACGAGGTTCGTTCCTCCGAAAAGGCTTTCGAGGAGATGCCCAAGCTCAAGATCGAGGGCGAAATGCTCGATCTGGCCAAGCACATCATCAGCACCAAGAAGGGCGAGTTCGACCCGGCGACCTTCGACGACCGCTACGAAGCCGCCCTCGCGGATCTGGTGAAGGCGAAGCTGGAAGGCAAGTCGCTTCCGAAGCCGAAGAAGGTGCAGGTCTCGAAGCCAAACGATCTTCTGGCCGCGCTCCGCGAGAGTGCTGGGATGATGAAGGCCGCTGACGATAAACCGAAACGCACTGCGGCCAATGCCAATCAAGGCACTGGCAGGCAGCGCGCCGCGCGCGGAGTGGCTTCGAAAGCCGCCTCTTCCGGGGCCGCTCCGCGGCGCAAGGCCAGCTAGGGGGATAGGTCATGGCTCCGAAATATTACTGGAAAGGCTACCTCAAACTTTCCCTCGTTACCTGCCCCGTGGCCATGACCCCGGCCACCAGCGAAAGCGAGAAGGTTCGCTTCCATACACTCAACAAGGAGACGGGCAACCGCGTCGTCTCCCGGTATATCGATTCCGTCACGGGCAAGCCCGTCAAGGACGAGAACGAAGCCAAGGGCTACGCTCGCGGGGAAAACGACTACGTTATCCTCACCGAGGACGATCTGGATGCCGTCGCGCTCGACACGGTGAAGACGATCGACATCGACAAGTTCGTCCCGGCCGACAGCATCGAGTGGATCTACCTTGAGAAGCCGCATTACCTGATGCCGGACGACGCCGTCGGCAACGAGGCATTCGCGGTGATCAGGGATGCCATGAAGGCCGACAAGGTTTTCGGCGTGTCGAAGCTCGTGATGGGCCGCCGAGAGCGGGCGGTCGTCCTGGAACCTCGCGGCGAAGGCATCGTCCTCTGGACGCTGCGTTTCGGCGACGAGGTTCGACCGGAAGAGAACTATTTCGAAGACATCGACGAGCAGGCCGATCCGGATCTCATTCCCCTTGTGCAGCAGCTCATCAAGCAGAAGACCGCGCGTTGGTCTCCGGACATGGTGAGTGATCCAATCCAGGAAAGCCT
Coding sequences within it:
- a CDS encoding conserved hypothetical protein (KEGG: rec:RHECIAT_CH0003320 hypothetical protein), which produces MAILFKTTISENTAFEMIERSLSGVYQYDGYLNVASDAGETALSWGPAMHAEEFKAEVSQILRQTWDAARFWVIYERREDRKDPVGTDIRNAAFRLTRGYSGVIVVTLSLLGKRDSANDLELIFVCFEQDFHRRNFRVRYEGKPLPNQD
- a CDS encoding conserved hypothetical protein (KEGG: msl:Msil_2190 hypothetical protein); this encodes MMNRRTFSKTLLVGAATSLVATHAGLAATTPPKARNVVLVHGLFADGSCWTEVIALLQARGLNCTAVQNPLTTLPDAVAAARRILDRQDGPTVFVGHSFSGMILTEAGVHPNVSSLVYVAARAPDAGEDYAALAKTYPTPPATAGIVFDGDEGRLTEEAFLRDFGGELPEARARVLYAVQQPFQKALLTGKTSNAAWRSKPSHYAVSTQDGTINPDLQRFMARRMGAKAIELESSHLSLISHPNEITELILEAAGQS
- a CDS encoding conserved hypothetical protein (KEGG: rec:RHECIAT_PB0000068 hypothetical protein) is translated as MSKCIENDHLLMSKAVREWYRYYEVEWDDQASSFLCDAAIELYNEGCRSLEEMATVLIGTYVGLAATRVNAPSSNSVH
- a CDS encoding conserved hypothetical protein (KEGG: rec:RHECIAT_CH0003322 hypothetical protein), with protein sequence MAQTPTSRGRAQDRARVAGGQDHEVKYEAKKEGVSKDAVKKAVKSAGNSRRKVEAEIDRR
- a CDS encoding Ku protein (KEGG: rec:RHECIAT_CH0003323 hypothetical protein~TIGRFAM: Ku protein~PFAM: Ku domain protein~SMART: Ku domain protein), which produces MPSGQRAQWKGFLKFGEVSCGVALYTAASTSERITFNTINKATGNRVNRIFIDSETEDPVPKEAQTKGFEIENGQYLIIDPEEISAAIPESNKTLEVEAFIPCSDVDDVYFDKPYYLTPDKMGGDAFAALRDAMKKSMVAAIARTVLFRRMRTVLIRPHGKGLIASTLNYDYEVRSSEKAFEEMPKLKIEGEMLDLAKHIISTKKGEFDPATFDDRYEAALADLVKAKLEGKSLPKPKKVQVSKPNDLLAALRESAGMMKAADDKPKRTAANANQGTGRQRAARGVASKAASSGAAPRRKAS
- a CDS encoding Ku protein (KEGG: rec:RHECIAT_CH0003324 hypothetical protein~TIGRFAM: Ku protein~PFAM: Ku domain protein~SMART: Ku domain protein), with translation MAPKYYWKGYLKLSLVTCPVAMTPATSESEKVRFHTLNKETGNRVVSRYIDSVTGKPVKDENEAKGYARGENDYVILTEDDLDAVALDTVKTIDIDKFVPADSIEWIYLEKPHYLMPDDAVGNEAFAVIRDAMKADKVFGVSKLVMGRRERAVVLEPRGEGIVLWTLRFGDEVRPEENYFEDIDEQADPDLIPLVQQLIKQKTARWSPDMVSDPIQESLLKIIAEKKKALKPKKAAKGKAAESAPKSNVVSIMDALRKSVEADLKGRKSG